A genomic window from Vagococcus entomophilus includes:
- a CDS encoding N-acetyldiaminopimelate deacetylase yields the protein MTVWTKNDLIAIRRKLHQIPEIGLEEFETHEYLMQKINELPQEQIEVKEWKTAIVVKVKGTSPSKTIGWRTDIDGLPIKEETGLDFSSTHPGKMHACGHDMHMTVALGLLQEIVNQKPKNDFVFLFQPAEENESGGKLVYEYGLLDDCLPDEFYGLHVQPFLPVGTIGTRVGTLFAGTCEIQAHFTGKGGHAAFPHESNDMIIAATEFVQQAQTIVSRNVNPIEGAVVTFGTFEAGTTNNVIAGSAHVSGTIRTLTQSMNELTQKRIRQIAEGIAVSFQCQLDMTLTQKGYLPVENNPETTKNFMDFMRHYAAINLIETEPAMTGEDFGYLLSKIPGTMFWLGVDSPYGLHHEKMMPKEEAIEIGVQAISAFFAELDKK from the coding sequence ATGACAGTATGGACTAAAAATGATTTAATTGCTATCAGAAGAAAACTTCATCAAATTCCAGAAATTGGATTAGAAGAGTTTGAAACACACGAGTACTTGATGCAAAAAATAAACGAACTTCCGCAAGAACAGATTGAGGTCAAAGAGTGGAAAACCGCGATTGTGGTCAAAGTAAAGGGAACAAGTCCAAGTAAAACAATTGGCTGGCGAACAGATATTGATGGTTTGCCCATTAAAGAAGAAACAGGTCTGGACTTTTCTTCTACTCATCCAGGAAAAATGCATGCCTGTGGTCACGATATGCATATGACGGTAGCACTAGGATTACTTCAAGAAATAGTGAATCAAAAACCTAAAAATGACTTTGTCTTTTTGTTTCAACCAGCTGAGGAAAATGAATCAGGGGGGAAACTTGTTTATGAATATGGCTTGTTAGATGACTGTCTTCCAGATGAATTTTATGGGCTACATGTGCAACCATTTTTGCCTGTTGGAACGATTGGCACAAGAGTTGGAACGCTGTTTGCAGGAACGTGTGAGATTCAAGCTCATTTTACAGGTAAGGGTGGACATGCAGCTTTTCCTCACGAATCCAACGATATGATCATTGCTGCTACAGAGTTTGTACAGCAAGCTCAAACCATTGTTAGTCGTAACGTTAATCCAATTGAGGGGGCAGTTGTCACTTTTGGCACGTTCGAAGCGGGTACCACCAACAATGTGATTGCAGGTAGTGCGCATGTTTCTGGAACCATTCGGACCTTGACACAGAGTATGAACGAATTAACCCAAAAAAGAATTCGTCAGATTGCAGAAGGAATCGCCGTCTCTTTTCAATGCCAATTGGATATGACACTGACGCAAAAAGGCTACTTGCCAGTAGAAAATAATCCAGAAACTACCAAAAATTTTATGGATTTTATGCGTCATTATGCGGCGATTAATTTAATAGAAACGGAGCCAGCAATGACAGGTGAGGATTTTGGTTATTTATTATCCAAAATTCCAGGAACAATGTTTTGGCTTGGGGTAGATAGTCCGTATGGGTTGCATCATGAAAAAATGATGCCCAAAGAAGAGGCAATTGAAATAGGCGTGCAAGCAATTAGTGCTTTTTTTGCTGAGTTAGATAAAAAATAA
- the rph gene encoding ribonuclease PH, which translates to MLRHDSRSENQLRNVEIETNVMKYSEGSVLITFGDTKVLCSATVEERVPKFIRGKGTGWIAAEYQMLPRATQTRNMRESTKGKVSGRTMEIQRLIGRSLRAVIDLTLLGERSIIVDCDVLQADGGTRTASITGAFVAVQLAIQELMRKNIIKKNPVKDYLAAISVGILPSGECVLDLDYKEDVAALVDMNLVMTGSGRFVEIQGTGEEATFSGEELNTLLFYGKSGIETLIAKQKEVLLVSKRQETSQEKKEVLIATRNKGKAKEFAAIFAEKGFTVKTLLDYPDLPDVEETGKTFEENARLKAETIAQIVQGPVLADDSGLIVDALLGQPGIYSARFAGPNKSDAANNAKLLHELTGIATEKRTARYHCTLVLAEPNKESLVVSGELEGTIGTIPQGENGFGYDSLFYIPSEKKTAAELSEDQKNRISHRAKAIEALRGQWKS; encoded by the coding sequence ATGTTGAGACACGATAGCAGATCAGAAAATCAGTTAAGAAATGTTGAGATAGAGACGAATGTGATGAAATACTCAGAAGGATCGGTGCTGATTACATTTGGTGATACAAAAGTCTTGTGTAGTGCAACAGTTGAGGAACGTGTACCTAAGTTTATCCGAGGAAAAGGGACAGGTTGGATTGCGGCTGAGTATCAAATGTTACCCCGTGCAACACAAACAAGAAATATGCGTGAAAGCACCAAAGGAAAAGTTTCTGGAAGAACCATGGAAATCCAGAGGTTGATTGGACGCTCTTTGCGTGCTGTCATTGATTTAACTTTACTGGGGGAGCGCTCGATCATTGTTGATTGTGATGTCCTCCAAGCTGATGGGGGGACACGGACTGCAAGTATTACAGGTGCTTTTGTAGCCGTACAACTAGCCATCCAAGAGCTAATGAGGAAAAATATAATTAAAAAGAACCCTGTAAAAGACTATTTGGCAGCGATTAGTGTAGGAATCTTACCAAGTGGTGAATGTGTGCTTGACTTAGATTATAAAGAAGATGTAGCAGCGCTTGTTGATATGAATTTGGTCATGACAGGCAGCGGTCGCTTTGTTGAAATACAAGGAACAGGTGAAGAAGCAACCTTTTCTGGTGAGGAGCTAAATACGTTGCTTTTTTACGGGAAATCTGGAATTGAAACATTGATTGCCAAGCAAAAAGAAGTATTGTTAGTGTCTAAAAGACAAGAAACTTCTCAGGAAAAAAAGGAAGTCCTCATTGCAACTAGAAACAAAGGAAAGGCAAAAGAGTTTGCGGCTATTTTTGCTGAAAAAGGATTTACGGTAAAGACCTTGTTAGATTATCCAGATTTACCAGATGTAGAAGAAACAGGCAAAACCTTTGAAGAAAACGCACGCCTTAAAGCTGAAACGATTGCTCAAATTGTCCAAGGTCCTGTCTTAGCTGATGATTCAGGTTTGATTGTAGATGCTCTTTTGGGGCAGCCAGGGATTTATTCTGCCCGTTTTGCAGGGCCAAACAAGAGCGATGCCGCTAACAATGCGAAACTCCTTCATGAGCTAACCGGGATTGCGACTGAAAAAAGAACGGCACGTTACCACTGCACCCTTGTTTTAGCTGAGCCGAATAAGGAAAGTCTGGTTGTTTCAGGAGAACTTGAAGGAACAATTGGTACGATTCCCCAAGGTGAAAATGGGTTTGGCTACGATTCACTTTTCTATATTCCCTCTGAAAAGAAAACAGCAGCTGAACTTTCAGAAGATCAAAAAAACAGAATCAGTCACCGAGCTAAAGCAATAGAAGCACTTCGTGGTCAGTGGAAATCTTGA
- a CDS encoding metallophosphoesterase, with product MKYLVVSDNHGDRGILEELVQKYQGKVDVFFHCGDSELPATDSLWKVFYVVGGNCDFDSGYQEEQLIDTGKDKIYLTHGHLLGVNFSLDKLSYRAKELGASIALFGHTHQLGVWQDQHLLLVNSGSICLPRGKYPIKTYAIIEENLTNYQVTYYTRDHQEITELTQTIQKIKD from the coding sequence ATGAAATATCTAGTTGTCAGTGATAATCACGGAGATAGAGGGATATTAGAGGAGTTAGTACAGAAATATCAAGGGAAAGTAGATGTTTTTTTTCATTGTGGAGATTCAGAGTTGCCGGCAACAGATAGCTTGTGGAAAGTATTTTATGTTGTAGGTGGAAATTGTGATTTTGATTCGGGTTACCAAGAGGAACAGCTAATTGATACGGGCAAGGATAAGATATATCTAACGCATGGGCATCTTTTGGGGGTTAACTTTTCTTTAGACAAGCTAAGCTATCGGGCAAAAGAATTAGGCGCTAGTATTGCATTATTTGGTCATACGCATCAGCTGGGCGTATGGCAGGACCAACATCTGCTTCTAGTAAACTCCGGTAGTATTTGCTTACCTCGTGGCAAGTATCCAATAAAGACCTATGCAATTATTGAAGAAAACCTAACCAATTATCAGGTTACCTATTATACACGTGACCATCAGGAAATTACAGAACTGACACAAACTATCCAAAAGATAAAAGATTAA
- a CDS encoding HD domain-containing protein, with the protein MAKSWENDPEYMSYIEDLINRPEVQKLKKFKQHHYTNRLEHSISVSYSSYKVAKKFHANAKATARAGLLHDLFYYDWRTEKSDKGTHAYVHPRIAVKNAEKITDLSPLERDIIIKHMWLATIAFPRYKESYIVTFVDKYCACQEVLVPFAVNVKNKCKSYLGYSGDI; encoded by the coding sequence ATGGCAAAAAGCTGGGAAAATGATCCAGAATATATGAGTTATATAGAAGATTTAATTAATCGTCCAGAAGTACAAAAATTAAAAAAATTTAAGCAACATCACTATACGAATCGTTTAGAGCACTCCATCAGTGTTTCGTACTCTAGCTACAAAGTGGCAAAAAAATTCCATGCTAATGCAAAAGCAACGGCTAGAGCAGGTCTGCTGCATGATTTGTTTTATTATGATTGGCGTACTGAAAAATCAGACAAGGGGACACATGCCTATGTTCATCCAAGAATTGCTGTCAAAAATGCTGAAAAAATCACCGATCTTTCCCCTTTAGAAAGAGATATAATCATTAAACATATGTGGCTTGCAACCATCGCCTTTCCAAGATATAAAGAAAGCTATATTGTGACCTTTGTTGACAAATACTGTGCGTGCCAAGAAGTCTTAGTTCCCTTTGCGGTGAATGTGAAGAACAAATGCAAAAGCTATTTAGGATATTCTGGCGATATTTAA
- the pheS gene encoding phenylalanine--tRNA ligase subunit alpha, which yields MELKNQLEALKEQAEKNIQDATSLDELNKIRIEMLGKKGPITEVLRGMKDLSAEERPVVGSFANQIRDDLTEKIEQKKVAIEELELAKKLKSETIDVTLPGKKMTQGTSHILTQTMNEIEDVFLGMGYQVINGREVEQDHYNFERMNLPKNHPARDMQDTFYITEELLLRTHTSPVQARTMEKHDFSKGPLRMISPGKVFRRDTDDATHSHQFHQIEGLVVDKGITMGDLKGTLEVVLKKMFGAERDVRLRPSYFPFTEPSVEVDISCFKCGGKGCNVCKHTGWIEILGAGMVHPNVLEMSGIDATKYSGFAFGMGPDRVAMLRYGVNDIRDFYQNDRRFLEQFKVKE from the coding sequence ATGGAACTTAAAAATCAGTTAGAAGCACTGAAAGAACAAGCAGAAAAGAACATTCAAGATGCTACATCATTAGATGAACTAAATAAAATAAGAATAGAGATGTTGGGTAAAAAGGGTCCTATCACAGAAGTTTTACGTGGTATGAAAGATTTATCAGCTGAAGAACGACCAGTTGTTGGGAGCTTTGCCAATCAGATTCGAGATGACTTGACAGAAAAAATCGAGCAAAAAAAAGTAGCAATCGAAGAACTCGAATTAGCTAAAAAGCTAAAAAGCGAAACAATTGATGTGACGCTTCCAGGTAAAAAGATGACGCAAGGGACTTCACATATTTTGACTCAAACAATGAACGAGATCGAAGACGTATTTTTGGGAATGGGCTATCAAGTAATCAATGGTCGTGAAGTAGAACAAGATCACTACAACTTTGAACGAATGAATTTGCCTAAAAATCATCCAGCCAGGGATATGCAAGATACGTTTTATATTACGGAAGAGCTGTTACTTCGTACGCACACTTCTCCTGTTCAAGCTAGAACAATGGAAAAACATGATTTTTCTAAAGGTCCTTTACGCATGATTAGTCCAGGTAAAGTATTCCGTCGTGATACGGATGATGCCACTCATAGTCACCAATTTCATCAAATTGAAGGACTTGTAGTGGATAAGGGAATCACCATGGGGGATTTAAAAGGGACACTAGAAGTGGTGCTAAAAAAAATGTTTGGTGCAGAACGTGATGTTCGTCTTCGTCCAAGCTACTTTCCATTCACTGAACCATCTGTAGAAGTAGATATTAGCTGCTTTAAATGTGGTGGAAAAGGTTGTAACGTATGCAAACATACAGGTTGGATTGAAATCTTAGGCGCTGGTATGGTTCATCCAAATGTGTTAGAAATGTCAGGAATTGATGCAACTAAGTACAGTGGTTTTGCCTTTGGAATGGGGCCAGACCGTGTGGCTATGTTACGATACGGTGTCAATGATATTCGAGATTTTTATCAAAATGATCGCCGGTTCTTAGAACAATTCAAGGTAAAGGAGTAG
- the racE gene encoding glutamate racemase, with amino-acid sequence MANEAAIGFMDSGVGGLTVVKEAMRQLPNERIIYLGDTKRCPYGPRPNEQVLEFTWQMTSFLLNKKIKMLVIACNTATAVALEEIKKSLDIPVVGVIMPGSRAALKATRNNRIGVIGTEVTINSKAYATVIQKKSPHTKVIQKACPKFVPIVESHKASSSIAKMIVAEALNGLKKQQLDTLILGCTHYPLLKPIIQHVMGKKVTLIDSGAETISEVSMLLDYFDIAASAKKEAVREHEFYMTGSQNLFNNITKEWLNLKEINSRKINLKK; translated from the coding sequence ATGGCTAACGAAGCAGCAATTGGATTTATGGATTCAGGTGTTGGGGGATTAACAGTTGTCAAAGAAGCAATGCGGCAACTACCAAATGAACGAATCATCTACTTGGGAGATACAAAACGTTGTCCGTATGGTCCAAGACCTAATGAACAAGTTCTAGAATTTACCTGGCAAATGACTTCCTTTTTACTAAATAAAAAAATAAAAATGCTCGTGATCGCTTGTAACACCGCGACGGCAGTTGCTTTGGAAGAAATCAAAAAATCTTTAGATATCCCTGTTGTAGGGGTAATTATGCCGGGAAGTAGAGCGGCACTAAAAGCAACTAGAAATAACCGGATTGGCGTGATAGGTACGGAAGTTACGATAAATAGTAAAGCCTATGCGACTGTCATTCAAAAAAAGTCTCCACATACCAAGGTTATTCAAAAAGCCTGTCCAAAGTTTGTTCCAATAGTAGAAAGCCATAAAGCGAGTTCGTCTATTGCAAAGATGATTGTGGCAGAAGCTTTGAATGGACTAAAAAAGCAACAATTAGATACACTTATTTTAGGATGCACGCATTATCCATTACTTAAGCCCATCATTCAACATGTAATGGGGAAGAAAGTTACCTTGATTGATTCAGGTGCAGAAACAATCAGTGAAGTAAGCATGCTGTTAGACTATTTTGATATCGCAGCATCGGCCAAAAAAGAGGCTGTTAGAGAACATGAATTTTATATGACAGGCTCACAAAATTTATTCAACAACATTACAAAAGAATGGTTAAATTTAAAAGAAATAAACAGTAGAAAAATTAACTTAAAGAAATGA
- the pheT gene encoding phenylalanine--tRNA ligase subunit beta — MLVSYKWLSEYVDLTKVQPSELADKMSRTGIEVEGIEVPKEGLKKIVVGDVKECTPHPNSDHLSICQVDIGEEDLAQIVCGAPNIKAGVKVIVALPGSRITGNVKIKKGKMRGEVSNGMICSLQELGYSDSVVAKAYSEGIFYLPEAAVPGDEVFHYLDMDDAIVDLAITPNRADALSMRGVAYEVGALYQQTPHFECKEVVEQQNEQIENYLSVEVENQTDTPTYTMRLIKDVTIKESPLWLQTRLMNAGIRPINNIVDVTNFVLLEFGQPMHAFDYDKIGSKEILVRRAKEGETLTTLDEEERTLTPENIVVTNGYKPLALAGVMGGLESEITDKTTTVALESALFDAVSIRQTAKIFHLRSESSSRFEKGINPATVKEALDFASAMMVELGGGQVVSGVLAASEYQATNVEVPITLARINDYLGTELNAHEVGDIFVALGFSYTEEKQQFIVSIPPRRWDISIEADIIEEVARIYGYDALPSTLPSGQALAGSLTKEQRLMRESKQVLEGAGLFEAISYVLTTKEKATDFRLKKANTIAVDWPMTEEHAVLRQNLVSGLLDDIAYNQARKNGNVAFYELGRVFYQADATLPIEENHLAFALTGLWQTKDWQTEKQPVDFFLAKGVLEELFKVYGIKQQVILEATDEFAELHPGRTAKIILNGQLVGFIGQVHPEVAKRYDIMETYVAELDLETLFSMRNAGINYQVVSKYPAVKRDIAILVDAAVTNAMLTTVIQANGGNYLQFVELFDVYAGSSLGENKKSMAYSLTFLNSEATLVDEDVTKAMAKVERALVDNYQVEIR; from the coding sequence ATGTTAGTTTCTTATAAATGGTTAAGTGAATATGTAGATTTAACGAAGGTTCAGCCGAGTGAATTGGCAGATAAAATGTCACGTACTGGAATTGAAGTAGAGGGGATTGAAGTTCCAAAAGAAGGACTTAAAAAAATAGTAGTTGGGGACGTAAAAGAATGTACACCTCATCCAAACAGTGATCATCTTTCGATTTGTCAAGTAGACATTGGCGAAGAGGACCTAGCACAAATCGTGTGTGGTGCCCCAAATATCAAAGCAGGTGTGAAAGTAATTGTTGCGTTACCGGGATCTAGAATTACAGGAAACGTGAAAATAAAAAAAGGTAAGATGCGTGGCGAGGTATCAAATGGCATGATTTGTTCCTTACAAGAACTAGGCTATTCAGACAGCGTGGTCGCCAAAGCATATTCTGAAGGAATATTTTATCTACCAGAAGCAGCTGTTCCTGGAGATGAAGTGTTTCACTATTTGGATATGGATGATGCTATCGTGGATCTTGCTATTACTCCAAATAGAGCAGATGCTCTTAGTATGCGCGGGGTTGCGTATGAAGTAGGTGCTCTATACCAGCAAACGCCGCACTTTGAATGCAAAGAAGTGGTTGAACAGCAAAACGAACAAATTGAAAACTATTTATCTGTAGAAGTAGAGAATCAAACAGACACACCAACGTATACTATGCGACTGATTAAAGATGTCACAATTAAAGAAAGTCCATTATGGTTACAAACGCGGTTGATGAACGCAGGGATTCGCCCAATCAACAACATTGTGGATGTGACAAACTTTGTTTTACTTGAGTTTGGCCAACCAATGCATGCTTTTGACTATGATAAGATTGGTTCAAAAGAAATTTTGGTTCGCCGCGCCAAAGAAGGCGAAACTCTAACGACATTAGACGAAGAAGAACGCACGCTTACCCCTGAAAATATTGTGGTGACAAATGGTTACAAGCCATTAGCTCTTGCTGGAGTAATGGGTGGACTGGAATCTGAAATCACGGATAAAACTACGACTGTAGCACTAGAATCAGCTCTATTTGACGCAGTATCTATTCGCCAGACTGCTAAAATATTCCATTTAAGAAGTGAGTCAAGTAGTCGTTTTGAGAAAGGAATTAATCCAGCAACGGTAAAAGAAGCGCTAGATTTTGCGAGTGCGATGATGGTTGAACTTGGTGGAGGACAAGTAGTCAGTGGCGTTTTAGCAGCGAGTGAGTATCAAGCAACAAATGTTGAAGTACCCATTACGTTAGCTCGAATTAATGATTACCTTGGCACCGAGTTAAATGCGCACGAGGTTGGCGATATATTTGTAGCATTAGGTTTTTCGTACACAGAAGAAAAGCAACAATTTATTGTATCCATTCCTCCAAGACGTTGGGATATCTCAATTGAGGCTGATATTATCGAAGAAGTCGCACGAATTTATGGATATGATGCACTGCCATCAACCCTTCCAAGTGGCCAAGCACTTGCTGGAAGTCTAACAAAAGAGCAACGATTGATGAGAGAAAGTAAGCAAGTACTAGAGGGTGCGGGATTATTTGAAGCCATTAGTTATGTTTTAACTACGAAAGAAAAAGCAACGGATTTCCGCTTGAAAAAGGCAAATACGATTGCGGTTGATTGGCCAATGACTGAAGAGCATGCGGTCCTTCGTCAAAATCTAGTCAGTGGCTTGTTGGATGACATTGCTTATAATCAGGCTCGAAAAAATGGAAATGTCGCTTTCTATGAATTAGGTCGAGTATTTTATCAAGCGGATGCCACACTACCCATCGAAGAAAACCATCTAGCTTTTGCGCTAACAGGTTTGTGGCAAACAAAAGACTGGCAAACGGAAAAACAACCTGTTGACTTTTTCTTAGCTAAAGGTGTGCTAGAGGAATTGTTTAAGGTTTATGGAATCAAGCAACAAGTGATACTTGAAGCAACAGACGAGTTTGCGGAGCTTCATCCAGGACGCACTGCCAAAATTATTTTGAATGGTCAACTGGTAGGATTCATTGGTCAAGTTCACCCAGAGGTTGCCAAACGTTATGACATCATGGAAACATATGTTGCTGAACTTGATTTAGAGACGCTATTTAGTATGAGAAATGCTGGAATCAATTATCAAGTGGTTAGTAAGTATCCCGCAGTAAAAAGAGACATTGCTATTTTAGTGGATGCTGCAGTAACCAATGCCATGCTGACTACTGTCATTCAAGCAAATGGGGGCAACTATTTACAATTTGTTGAACTATTTGATGTTTATGCAGGTAGTTCACTTGGAGAAAATAAAAAATCCATGGCCTATTCACTCACTTTCTTAAACTCAGAGGCAACCCTAGTTGATGAAGATGTCACAAAAGCCATGGCAAAAGTTGAACGGGCATTGGTAGACAATTATCAAGTTGAAATTCGCTAG
- a CDS encoding winged helix-turn-helix transcriptional regulator: MYVEKEFVLCPKFEKTFAILGKKWNGLIIDVLIGEGPQRFVALARKIPDVSDRVLAERLKELEKNQIIQKSCCDSNRSEYSLTEKGIALERVMQEIHHWGEEWLTSQDIS, encoded by the coding sequence ATGTATGTTGAAAAAGAATTTGTGCTGTGTCCAAAATTTGAAAAAACATTTGCTATTCTAGGCAAAAAATGGAATGGTTTAATTATTGATGTTCTTATTGGGGAAGGACCACAACGCTTTGTTGCACTTGCAAGAAAAATACCAGACGTGAGTGATCGGGTGTTGGCTGAACGTTTGAAAGAATTAGAAAAAAATCAAATTATTCAAAAAAGCTGTTGTGACTCCAATCGAAGTGAATATTCACTGACCGAAAAAGGTATTGCATTAGAGCGAGTGATGCAAGAAATTCATCACTGGGGAGAAGAATGGCTGACAAGTCAAGATATTAGTTGA
- the dapD gene encoding 2,3,4,5-tetrahydropyridine-2,6-dicarboxylate N-acetyltransferase: MDAYEIIRFISESEKKTPVKVTLKGKLKEISFPETIQTFTNCKTGTIFGDWKDVEAFLNENKDKIEDYVVENDGRNSAIPLLDTKYVNARIEPGAVIRDQVTIEDQAVVMMGAVINIGAVIGAGSMIDMGAILGGRATIGKNAHIGAGAVLAGVIEPPSADPVIVEDDVLIGANAVVLEGVRVGKGAVVAAGAIVVDDVAPYTVVAGVPAKKIKDIDEKTKGKTSIMAELRKL; this comes from the coding sequence ATGGATGCATACGAAATAATTCGTTTTATTAGCGAATCAGAAAAGAAAACCCCTGTTAAGGTAACACTAAAAGGAAAGCTAAAAGAAATTTCTTTTCCAGAAACAATTCAGACCTTTACTAATTGTAAAACTGGAACAATTTTTGGAGATTGGAAAGATGTAGAAGCTTTTTTAAATGAAAATAAAGACAAAATTGAAGACTATGTCGTTGAAAATGATGGGCGTAATTCTGCCATCCCATTGTTGGATACTAAATATGTAAATGCCAGAATTGAGCCTGGTGCAGTGATTCGTGACCAAGTAACTATCGAAGATCAAGCGGTTGTAATGATGGGTGCTGTGATTAATATTGGCGCTGTAATTGGTGCAGGATCAATGATTGATATGGGAGCAATTTTGGGTGGGCGTGCTACTATTGGAAAAAATGCTCATATTGGAGCAGGTGCTGTGCTTGCAGGAGTGATTGAACCACCTAGTGCAGATCCTGTTATCGTAGAAGACGATGTGTTAATCGGTGCCAATGCAGTGGTCCTCGAAGGAGTTAGAGTCGGCAAAGGCGCAGTTGTTGCAGCAGGTGCAATTGTAGTAGATGATGTAGCACCTTATACAGTTGTGGCTGGAGTACCGGCAAAAAAAATTAAAGACATTGACGAAAAAACAAAAGGCAAAACAAGCATTATGGCAGAACTTCGCAAATTATAA
- the cbpB gene encoding cyclic-di-AMP-binding protein CbpB translates to MIGNAIKSLLLENKEHFLISSDNVATVMAENPLSHALLVLSKVGYSVIPVVNKKDQIVGLLSLSAIVDEMFELTTIDTKKLDTLKVKDVMDAKVPVLKAPYEIERVLHMMVDRSFIPVVDEDEVFLGIVTRRELLKAVNHMAHELELNYELTKKEACEKEKI, encoded by the coding sequence ATGATCGGAAATGCTATAAAATCCTTATTACTAGAAAACAAAGAACATTTTTTGATATCCTCAGATAACGTTGCAACGGTGATGGCCGAAAATCCACTTAGTCATGCATTGCTTGTCTTAAGTAAAGTGGGCTATTCGGTCATCCCTGTGGTAAACAAGAAAGATCAAATTGTAGGTTTACTTAGTTTGTCAGCAATTGTGGATGAAATGTTTGAATTGACGACGATTGATACGAAAAAGTTGGATACTTTAAAAGTAAAAGACGTAATGGATGCGAAAGTTCCTGTGCTTAAAGCGCCTTATGAGATTGAACGAGTCCTTCATATGATGGTAGACCGTTCCTTTATTCCAGTAGTGGATGAGGATGAGGTGTTTCTAGGAATTGTTACGCGAAGAGAATTACTGAAAGCGGTTAATCATATGGCACATGAGTTAGAATTGAATTATGAGCTGACCAAAAAAGAGGCATGTGAAAAAGAAAAAATATAA